One Meleagris gallopavo isolate NT-WF06-2002-E0010 breed Aviagen turkey brand Nicholas breeding stock chromosome 11, Turkey_5.1, whole genome shotgun sequence genomic region harbors:
- the LOC100546606 gene encoding probable cation-transporting ATPase 13A4: protein MGENPAKNHYALLNQGEENEMEIFGYKTQGCRKALCIAGYILSCGALLLLFYWKPEWDVWANCVPCSLEEADVVLLRTTDEFRIYSHKHVTWISMSGIIRSRLDYPSIAEEDSIFNKALMKPSLQVKSIQVQKIRYVWNIYAKQFQKVGALEDHHTCSAIHAKFGSGLTCNEQSLRRVICGPNTIDVPVIPIWKLLIKEVLNPFYVFQLFSVCLWFAEDYMEYAAAIIIMSLLSISLTVYDLRQQSVKLQRLVESHNNIMVTVCRNKEGFQELESHHLVPGDTMVLKEGKALLPCDAILISGQCIVNESMLTGESIPVTKTQLPQADNLKPWKMHCAEDYKKHILFCGTEVIQTKGDDRGVVKAVVLQTGFNTTKGDLVRSILYPKPVNFKLYRDALRFLMCLIAFATIGMIYTVCVFALNGEEAGEVVKKALDVITIAVPPALPAALTTGIIYTQRRLKKKGIFCISPQRINMCGQLNLICFDKTGTLTEDGLDLWGLLPSEGNCFQDVHRFPADHSLPWGPVFSTMVVCHSLIVLEGKIQGDPLDVKMFEATNWVIDDSSGHQTEGQRSTHATVVRPGPKANRASVEGITILHQFPFSSALQRMSVIAQEIGGEKQVFTKGAPEMVAVLCRAETVPSNFESKLLFYTAQGFRVIGLAYKSLQLGKQSTDLTR, encoded by the exons ATGGGGGAAAATCCTGCTAAGAACCATTATGCACTGCTTAACCAGGGAGAGGAGAATGAAATG GAAATTTTTGGCTACAAAACCCAGGGCTGCCGGAAGGCTCTGTGCATTGCTGGGTACATCTTGTCCTGTGgggctctcctgctgctgttctaCTGGAAACCAGAATGGGATGTGTGGGCAAACTGTGTTCCCTGCAGCTTGGAAGAAGCAGACGTTGTGTTGCTTAGAACAACA GATGAATTTCGGATTTATTCACATAAGCATGTGACATGGATCTCTATGTCTGGAATTATCAGAAGTAGATTGGATTATCCAAGCATTGCTGAGGAAGATTCAATCTTCAACAAAGCCTTAATGAAGCCAAGTTTACAG GTGAAAAGTATACAAGTACAAAAAATCCGCTATGTCTGGAATATCTATGCAAAGCAGTTCCAGAAAGTTGG AGCCCTAGAAGACCACCACACTTGTTCAGCAATACACGCCAAATTTGGTTCTGGTCTtacctgcaatgaacagagtCTCAg GAGAGTGATATGTGGGCCAAACACTATTGATGTTCCAGTGATCCCTATTTGGAAACTACTCATCAAAGAG GTCTTAAATCCTTTTTACGTATTCCAGTTGTTCAGTGTGTGTCTGTGGTTTGCTGAAGATTACATGGAGTATGCTGCTGCCATCATAATTATGTCTCTCCTCTCAATTTCTCTGACTGTATATGATCTTAGGCAG CAATCGGTTAAACTGCAAAGACTGGTTGAGTCTCATAACAACATCATGGTCACTGTCTGCAGAAATAAGGAAG GTTTCCAAGAGCTGGAATCACATCATCTTGTTCCTGGAGACACGATGGTTTTGAAGGAGGGCAAAGCCCTCTTGCCTTGTGATGCCATCTTGATCAGTGGGCAGTGCATTGTAAATGAAAGCATGCTGACAG GAGAAAGTATTCCAGTAACAAAGACCCAGTTACCCCAAGCTGATAACCTGAAGCCCTGGAAAATGCACTGTGCAGAGGATTACAAAAAACACATCCTCTTCTGTGGAACAGAGGTCATACAGACCAAGGGAGACGACAGAGGAGTAGTGAAAGCCGTAGTGCTGCAGACTG GTTTCAATACAACCAAAGGAGATCTGGTGAGGTCCATTCTCTACCCTAAACCAGTGAACTTCAAGTTGTACAGAGATGCTCTCCGGTTCCTGATGTGCCTCATAGCATTTGCGACCATTGGAATGATCTACACTGTGTGTGTATTTGCACTTAATGGG GAGGAGGCTGGAGAAGTAGTGAAGAAAGCTTTGGACGTTATCACTATTGCTGTCCCCCCAGCCCTACCAGCTGCCTTGACAACAGGAATCATTTACACCCAGAGGAGGCTGAAGAAAAAGGGCATCTTCTGCATCAGCCCACAAAGAATCAATATGTGTGGACAGCTGAACCTCATCTGCTTTGACAAA ACTGGCACCTTAACAGAAGATGGCCTGGATCTCTGGGGCTTGCTGCCCTCTGAAGGAAACTG CTTTCAGGATGTTCACAGGTTCCCTGCAGACCACAGCCTGCCTTGGGGCCCAGTGTTCAGCACAATGGTGGTTTGTCATTCGTTAATTGTTCTGGAGGGCAAGATCCAAGGAGACCCACTGGATGTGAAAATGTTTGAGGCAACTAACTGG GTGATAGATGATTCCAGCGGACACCAGACTGAAGGTCAAAGATCTACACATGCCACAGTTGTTAGACCTGGACCTAAAGCCAACCGT GCCTCTGTGGAAGGAATTACCATTTTACAccagtttccattttcttcagctttgcagAGAATGTCTGTCATTGCTCAGGAAATTGGTGGGGAAAAACAAGTCTTCACAAAAGGTGCTCCAGAAATGGTAGCTGTGTTATGCAGAGCAGAAACAG TCCCATCGAACTTCGAAAGTAAGCTTCTGTTCTACACAGCACAAGGCTTTAGGGTGATTGGACTGGCATATAAGTCTCTACAGTTGGGAAAGCAATCTACTGATCTAACGAGGTAA